From a region of the Streptomyces tirandamycinicus genome:
- the tpiA gene encoding triose-phosphate isomerase, whose amino-acid sequence MSTRTPLMAGNWKMNLNHLEAIAHVQKLAFALTDKDYDAVDVAVLPPFTDLRSVQTLVDGDKLKITYGAQDLSAHDSGAYTGEISGTMLAKLKCAYVVVGHSERRQYHAESDELCNAKVKAAFRHGLTPILCVGEGLDVRKAGQQVQYTLNQIDGGLKDVTAEQAETLVIAYEPVWAIGTGEVATPEDAQEVCGAIRGRLAELYGQEVADKVRIQYGGSVKSNNVAAIMAQPDVDGALVGGASLDVDEFVKIVRFRDQ is encoded by the coding sequence ATGAGCACCCGTACCCCGCTGATGGCGGGCAACTGGAAGATGAACCTCAACCACCTCGAGGCCATCGCCCACGTCCAGAAGCTCGCCTTCGCGCTCACCGACAAGGACTACGACGCCGTGGACGTCGCGGTCCTGCCCCCCTTCACCGACCTGCGCTCCGTGCAGACCCTGGTGGACGGCGACAAGCTGAAGATCACCTACGGCGCCCAGGACCTCTCGGCGCACGACTCCGGCGCGTACACCGGTGAGATCTCCGGCACCATGCTGGCGAAGCTGAAGTGCGCCTACGTGGTCGTCGGCCACTCGGAGCGACGCCAGTACCACGCAGAGTCCGACGAGCTGTGCAACGCCAAGGTGAAGGCGGCGTTCCGGCACGGTCTGACCCCGATCCTCTGCGTCGGCGAGGGCCTCGACGTCCGCAAGGCCGGCCAGCAGGTCCAGTACACGCTGAACCAGATCGACGGCGGCCTGAAGGACGTCACGGCCGAGCAGGCCGAGACCCTGGTGATCGCCTACGAGCCGGTCTGGGCCATCGGCACCGGCGAGGTCGCCACCCCCGAGGACGCCCAGGAGGTCTGCGGGGCCATCCGCGGCCGGCTCGCCGAGCTGTACGGCCAGGAGGTGGCCGACAAGGTCCGGATCCAGTACGGCGGCTCGGTGAAGTCGAACAACGTCGCGGCGATCATGGCGCAGCCCGACGTGGACGGGGCCCTGGTCGGCGGCGCGTCCCTCGACGTGGACGAGTTCGTCAAGATCGTGCGCTTCCGGGACCAGTGA
- a CDS encoding phosphoglycerate kinase translates to MKTIDELLAEGVSGKRVLVRADLNVPLDGTTITDDGRIRAVLPTVKALAGAGARVVVASHLGRPKGAPDPAFSLAPAAARLGELLGADVAFATDTVGESARATVSGLGDGDVAVLENLRFNAGETSKDDAERGAFADQLASLADLYVGDGFGAVHRKHASVYDLPARLPHAAGYLVAAEVAVLRKLTEDVKRPYVVVLGGAKVSDKLAVIDSLLGKADRLLIGGGMAYTFLKAQGHEVGTSLLQEDQVPAVREYLERAGKNGVELVLPVDVVAAPEFPDLKTKAPAEHGTVDADAIPADREGLDIGPKTRELYASRIADAGTVFWNGPLGVFEHPDFAGGTRSIAQALVDSTAFTVVGGGDSAAAVRTLGFDENAFGHISTGGGASLEYLEGKTLPGLAALED, encoded by the coding sequence ATGAAGACGATCGACGAACTCCTCGCCGAAGGCGTCTCCGGCAAGCGGGTTCTCGTCCGCGCCGACCTGAACGTGCCCCTCGACGGCACCACGATCACCGACGACGGCCGTATCCGCGCCGTGCTGCCGACCGTGAAGGCCCTGGCCGGCGCGGGCGCGCGGGTCGTCGTCGCCTCGCACCTCGGCCGCCCGAAGGGTGCCCCGGACCCGGCCTTCTCCCTCGCCCCGGCCGCCGCCCGGCTCGGTGAACTGCTCGGCGCCGACGTGGCGTTCGCGACCGACACGGTCGGCGAGTCCGCCCGCGCGACCGTCTCCGGCCTCGGTGACGGCGATGTCGCCGTCCTGGAGAACCTGCGCTTCAACGCCGGGGAGACGTCGAAGGACGACGCCGAGCGCGGCGCCTTCGCCGACCAGCTCGCCTCCCTCGCCGATCTGTACGTCGGCGACGGCTTCGGGGCCGTCCACCGCAAGCACGCCTCGGTGTACGACCTCCCGGCCCGGCTGCCGCACGCCGCCGGCTACCTGGTCGCGGCCGAGGTGGCCGTGCTGCGCAAGCTCACCGAGGACGTCAAGCGGCCGTACGTGGTCGTCCTCGGCGGCGCCAAGGTCTCCGACAAGCTCGCCGTCATCGACTCGCTGCTTGGCAAGGCCGACCGCCTGCTGATCGGCGGCGGGATGGCGTACACCTTCCTCAAGGCCCAGGGCCACGAGGTCGGCACCTCCCTCCTCCAGGAGGACCAGGTGCCGGCGGTGCGGGAGTACCTGGAGCGGGCCGGGAAGAACGGCGTCGAGCTGGTGCTGCCGGTCGACGTGGTGGCCGCGCCCGAGTTCCCGGACCTCAAGACCAAGGCGCCCGCCGAGCACGGCACGGTGGACGCCGACGCCATCCCCGCCGACCGGGAGGGGCTGGACATCGGCCCGAAGACGCGCGAGCTGTACGCGTCCAGGATCGCCGATGCCGGCACGGTGTTCTGGAACGGCCCGCTGGGCGTCTTCGAGCACCCCGACTTCGCCGGCGGCACCCGGTCCATCGCCCAGGCACTCGTGGACAGCACGGCCTTCACCGTCGTCGGCGGCGGCGACTCGGCCGCCGCGGTCCGCACCCTGGGCTTCGACGAAAACGCATTCGGCCACATCTCGACCGGTGGCGGGGCGAGCCTCGAGTACCTCGAGGGCAAGACCCTTCCCGGCCTCGCCGCACTGGAGGACTGA
- the gap gene encoding type I glyceraldehyde-3-phosphate dehydrogenase: MTIRVGINGFGRIGRNYFRALLEQGADIEIVAVNDLGDTATTAHLLKYDTILGRLKAEVSHTADTITVDGRTIKVLSERNPADIPWGELGVDIVVESTGIFTKKADAEKHLAGGAKKVLISAPATDEDITIVMGVNQDKYDPAQHHVISNASCTTNCVAPMAKVLDENFGIVKGMMTTVHAYTNDQRILDFPHKDLRRARAAAENIIPTSTGAAKATALVLPQLKGKLDGIAMRVPVPTGSVTDLVLELDREVTKDEINSAFQKASEGQLKGVLEYTEDPIVSSDIVNWPASCTFDSKLTMVQGKQVKVVGWYDNEWGYSNRLVDLTVFVGDQL; the protein is encoded by the coding sequence GTGACGATCCGCGTAGGCATCAACGGCTTTGGCCGCATCGGTCGTAATTACTTCCGCGCGCTGCTGGAGCAGGGTGCAGACATCGAGATCGTGGCTGTCAACGACCTGGGTGACACCGCGACCACCGCTCACCTGCTGAAGTACGACACCATCCTGGGCCGCCTGAAGGCCGAGGTCAGCCACACCGCAGACACCATCACCGTCGACGGCCGCACCATCAAGGTGCTCTCCGAGCGCAACCCGGCCGACATCCCGTGGGGCGAGCTGGGGGTCGACATCGTCGTCGAGTCCACCGGCATCTTCACCAAGAAGGCGGACGCCGAGAAGCACCTCGCCGGCGGCGCCAAGAAGGTCCTCATCTCGGCTCCGGCCACCGACGAGGACATCACCATCGTGATGGGTGTGAACCAGGACAAGTACGACCCGGCGCAGCACCACGTCATCTCCAACGCGTCCTGCACCACCAACTGCGTGGCCCCGATGGCCAAGGTCCTCGACGAGAACTTCGGCATCGTCAAGGGCATGATGACGACGGTCCACGCCTACACCAACGACCAGCGCATCCTGGACTTCCCGCACAAGGACCTGCGCCGGGCCCGGGCCGCCGCGGAGAACATCATCCCGACCTCGACGGGTGCCGCGAAGGCCACCGCCCTGGTCCTGCCGCAGCTCAAGGGCAAGCTGGACGGCATCGCCATGCGCGTCCCGGTCCCGACCGGCTCCGTCACCGACCTCGTCCTGGAGCTCGACCGCGAGGTCACCAAGGACGAGATCAACTCCGCCTTCCAGAAGGCCTCCGAGGGCCAGCTGAAGGGCGTCCTGGAGTACACCGAGGACCCGATCGTCTCCTCGGACATCGTGAACTGGCCGGCTTCCTGCACCTTCGACTCGAAGCTGACCATGGTCCAGGGCAAGCAGGTCAAGGTCGTCGGCTGGTACGACAACGAGTGGGGCTACTCCAACCGCCTCGTCGACCTCACGGTCTTCGTCGGCGACCAGCTCTGA